A DNA window from Leishmania panamensis strain MHOM/PA/94/PSC-1 chromosome 27 sequence contains the following coding sequences:
- a CDS encoding diacylglycerol acyltransferase, putative (TriTrypDB/GeneDB-style sysID: LpmP.27.1560), with product MQTESSALDMPPLRLAAEDTAIIPSHSATKSTCGAPPVSSLAALAGPLAANCLNQNGDATPVLTRSSRTVCKSKAKMSRASGAASIYQRHTDGGLDGEPAAPFELPHFSTVSLLTVWVVDCTVGLFSLVLSDVYADQYPEFPLMFFLALGSHLNFLAGIFVYLLGREKYGPKVYRFYQPFAGGVQFVTLQCFGVTCVVASLLLTVAYGLLFEPAVKHSHGFMSTIGALALFGNILLLLSVRSFSYYDRTKAWKLRSATALSRTGAAFLADNGVCAFLRYLRRRPNAESMLEVALLISQSALSVAAIRFPRLQGSIFRVNLAITLICGALCLLSVGYRRSLGFIGFYLWMHRTFDTVLLWMSRLLYIAAAFTNVLLIIDTGVHTVTPLSVVAVQGLSVVSCVALLMFVRTIRYEAAAETPNVPSSVFELGGVMAVVTVFLLACLNVSIFLYAQNYPDVLNEVVEGTNWTYQGVLMLVSQLVQLVSLLPTPMVYVSGVIMHGDHFRIFYSNRSVETLPVLLLQALGSLLYVAAIISFTLFLSSSAPPIASLEAVLSTLSVFCMTCAVRLYSSITLKGQILLAESAAALASDPPLKKKDALNAVSDLSARPSAYTESSPGMGSRMAEELVSAAYIMNGGMIISYLLCLANLLLRLLVDILSHHLWGDVELPHRRLIMIANVCYLACVPLAHYSGKDKGVQIFHPFSGSGSFVALQVLGWMMYATSVIIIIFGTIFASNSEIIPAEWNTLIKDGPMMYTLFGILELIPVVLITLSIAIEARYTMTTALRQHLAKESFLELRRFMREELADKSDEEKVVAQVAFGTLMSAALHSFDLPCTDSLLRIYKDPATAQHTQRSSREQSSVSRSSDDEDKSGERIENGESSDWSYSGEDLMIRRQRQENAWLIVMLLCCASAAFFVIAAFMAKLVILSLAFAVTAMIICTISCVGVHAGYGMVLHKERSAYAPFMPFHGGSPFVIRQIAGWCCYAGAFLVTLITSIESAEVSVTAMLIAALLSVASQVFIFSSIPLFFHRRGEPTFLEVNGEGIVALLTFSGAIAFGRVYTPVVAFFWRDTQHYLHYGDESFASRRKRVPFVLAMISLSMAVPCTLIALSRTRRQWERVMHTRAAAEATSKQPQSSPRKEHRRRMLAMGIANLMEVLVILFATVTPLPFGFLVFYFFTQYTPRLAQAMETYLPICLGLTALTLALSVVPYVVNVGVPPFVVAVRVTFVTWALYCLPMLSAGVLLLPSLLVPRPSTFFLACSTLTIWIGGHFRQVRFMMKLAVYAAIGCLTYQKCVLHLAAAPSWAMARALGVHILDCALLGVWLWYIPLYAGKPSYTGLQRSTRFTEFARKYLFADAVKYFNFRVMMDDPAVQMWDGTSQYLFSFHPHGVFPGTALFASLTAEWAEKVGVNTKCYVSTHIASVVFNVPLLRDFNLRLGALSVCRRTVEASLKRGNSVLIVTGGQAEMLHTQVSAKRLTLITQHTGFVRLAIASRVPLVPLLCFGENNVLGLLQFPRIQRISLKLFGFPFPIILFGRFGLPLPFRTPLTLVVGSPLTIPEDADENNSDDVRRVSEAYFQSLKELFYRHRAGAGYPDMELVLLNEKEEAKRRSEAREIAAAETFKAKKAT from the coding sequence ATGCAGACCGAGTCAAGCGCTCTTGACATGCCACCTTTGCGCCTGGCCGCTGAGGACACGGCGATTATACCTTCGCACTCCGCAACGAAGTCGACATGCGGTGCACCGCCGGTCTCCTCGCTCGCAGCACTAGCTGGCCCACTGGCGGCGAATTGCCTGAATCAAAACGGGGATGCGACTCCGGTGctcacgcgcagcagcagaacggTGTGTAAATCGAAGGCGAAGATGTCCAGGGCAAGTGGGGCGGCATCGATATATCAACGTCACACCGACGGCGGCCTCGACGGTGAGCCGGCTGCACCATTTGAGTTGCCACACTTCTCGACCGTCTCGCTCCTCACCGTTTGGGTGGTGGACTGTACGGTGGGGCTCTTCTCGCTTGTACTGTCTGACGTGTATGCGGACCAGTACCCCGAGTTCCCGCTCATGTTCTTTCTGGCCCTTGGCTCGCACTTGAACTTCCTAGCAGGCATCTTTGTATATCTACTCGGCCGCGAGAAGTACGGCCCTAAGGTATATCGCTTCTATCAGCCCTTTGCAGGCGGTGTGCAGTTCGTGACGCTGCAGTGCTTTGGAGTTACGTGTGTGGTagcctcgctgctgctaaCAGTGGCGTACGGGCTGCTCTTCGAGCCTGCAGTGAAGCATTCTCACGGCTTCATGAGCACGATTggcgcgctggcgctgtttGGCAACATTCTTCTTTTGCTCTCGGTGCGTAGTTTCAGCTACTACGATCGCACCAAGGCGTGGAAGCTGAGATCGGCCACCGCATTATCACGCACCGGCGCGGCCTTCTTGGCTGACAACGGCGTCTGCGCGTTCCTGCGGtatctgcgccgccgccccaaCGCAGAGAGTatgctggaggtggcgctgttgATCTCGCAGAGCGCGCTCAGCGTGGCGGCGATCCGCTTTCCGAGGCTGCAAGGGAGCATCTTCCGCGTGAACCTTGCCATCACGCTGATCTGTGGTGCGTTGTGTCTGCTTTCCGTTGGATACCGGCGCTCCCTGGGCTTTATCGGCTTCTACCTGTGGATGCATCGCACCTTCGACACTGTTCTTCTGTGGATGTCGCGGCTTTTGTACATTGCCGCCGCTTTCACGAATGTGCTGCTCATCATTGACACCGGTGTGCACACAGTAACGCCGCTTTCTGTGGTAGCCGTTCAGGGGCTGAGCGTCGTGAGCTGtgttgcgctgctgatgtttGTGCGCACGATACGCTATGAGGCTGCCGCAGAGACACCGAACGTGCCGAGCAGTGTGTTCGAGCTGGGCGGCGTGATGGCGGTAGTGACGGTGTTTCTGCTCGCATGCCTCAACGTGAGCATCTTCCTGTACGCACAGAACTATCCCGACGTCCTGAatgaggtggtggaggggacGAACTGGACGTACCAGGGAGTGCTCATGCTTGTGTCGCAGCTGGTGCAACTCGTCTCCCTGCTACCAACGCCGATGGTGTATGTGTCTGGCGTGATTATGCACGGTGATCACTTTCGCATATTTTACAGCAACCGCTCCGTTGAGACGCTACCGGTACTGCTTCTGCAGGCCCTGGGCTCTCTGCTATACGTCGCCGCCATTATCAGCTTTACGCTATTTCTATCCAGCAGTGCCCCGCCCATTGCCTCActcgaggcggtgctgtcaaCCCTCAGCGTATTCTGCATGACCTGTGCTGTGCGACTGTACAGCTCCATTACCCTCAAAGGCCAAATCCTCCTCGCTgagtcagcagcggcgctcgcgTCGGACCCACCTCTGAAGAAAAAGGACGCTTTGAACGCGGTCTCAGACTTATCCGCGAGGCCCTCCGCCTATACCGAGTCATCACCCGGCATGGGCAGCCGAatggcggaggagctggtCAGCGCAGCTTATATCATGAACGGTGGGATGATTATCAGCTACCTTTTGTGCCTCGCaaacctgctgctgcggctcctTGTCGACATCTTGTCGCATCACCTGTGGGGCGACGTGGAACTGCCTCACAGGCGCCTCATCATGATCGCAAACGTCTGCTATCTCGCGTGCGTGCCACTGGCGCACTACTCGGGCAAGGACAAGGGCGTGCAGATTTTTCACCCCttctccggcagcggcagtttTGTTGCCCTGCAGGTGCTTGGCTGGATGATGTACGCCACGTCTGTTATTATTATCATATTCGGTACAATTTTTGCCAGCAACTCCGAGATCATCCCTGCCGAGTGGAACACTCTTATTAAAGATGGGCCTATGATGTACACCCTCTTCGGCATCCTGGAGCTGATTCCGGTCGTTCTCATCACGTTGTCCATCGCGATCGAGGCCCGCTACACCATGACGAcggcactgcggcagcacttGGCGAAGGAGTCTTTTCTGGAGCTACGCCGTTTCATGCGCGAGGAGTTAGCGGATAAATCGGACGAGGAGAAAGTTGTGGCCCAGGTGGCGTTTGGAACGCTCAtgtcggcagcgctgcacagTTTTGACCTCCCGTGCACCGACAGCCTCCTCCGTATCTACAAAGACCCGGCAACAGCGCAACACACCCAAAGAAGCTCCCGCGAGCagagcagcgtcagcagaaGTAGTGACGATGAAGACAAGAGCGGGGAGAGAATCGAAAACGGAGAAAGCTCCGACTGGAGTTACAGTGGCGAGGACTTGATGATTCGCCGTCAACGCCAAGAGAACGCGTGGTTGATTGTaatgctgctctgctgcgcgtcAGCTGCCTTCTTTGTTATCGCGGCATTCATGGCGAAGTTAGTGATCTTATCGCTGGCGTTCGCTGTGACTGCGATGATCATCTGCACGATATCGTGCGTCGGCGTGCATGCCGGGTACGGTATGGTCCTCCACAAAGAGCGGAGCGCGTACGCGCCGTTCATGCCGTTCCATGGAGGGTCACCGTTTGTCATTCGCCAGATAGCAGGATGGTGCTGCTACGCTGGCGCGTTCCTTGTGACGCTAATCACGTCGATCGAGTCCGCGGAGGTGTCCGTCACAGCAATGCTGATAGCCGCTCTACTGTCGGTGGCGAGTCAGGTCTTTATCTTCAGCTCCATCCCGCTGTTCTTCCACCGGCGCGGAGAGCCAACGTTTCTGGAGGTGAACGGCGAAGGGATTGTGGCGCTGTTGACCTTCTCCGGTGCCATTGCGTTTGGCCGCGTTTACACCCCTGTTGTGGCGTTCTTCTGGCGCGATACGCAGCACTACCTCCACTACGGAGATGAGAGCTTCGCATCTCGCCGAAAACGCGTGCCGTTTGTGCTCGCAATGATAAGTCTGTCAATGGCAGTGCCGTGCACGCTGATCGCCCTCAGTCGAACAAGGCGGCAGTGGGAGCGGGTAATGCACaccagagctgcagcagaggcaACCTCCAAGCAGCCTCAGAGTTCTCCGAGGAAGGAGCATCGCCGCCGGATGTTGGCGATGGGAATTGCGAACCTGATGGAGGTACTCGTCATCCTCTTTGCCACAGTTACTCCGCTGCCCTTTGGGTTTTTGGTGTTCTATTTCTTTACCCAGTACACCCCGCGCCTGGCGCAGGCGATGGAAACCTACCTGCCGATCTGCCTCGGCCTCACCGCGCTGACGCTGGCGCTGTCTGTGGTGCCGTACGTGGTGAACGTCGGTGTGCCGCCGTTTGTGGTGGCCGTGCGCGTCACATTTGTGACGTGGGCGCTGTACTGCCTGCCCATGCTCTCTGCGggtgtgctgctcctgcCGTCGCTACTGGTGCCACGGCCCAGCACTTTTTTCCTTGCGTGCAGCACACTTACCATCTGGATTGGGGGCCACTTTAGGCAGGTACGTTTTATGATGAAGCTCGCGGTGTACGCTGCGATCGGGTGCCTGACATACCAGAAATGCGTTCTACACCTTGCGGCTGCGCCGTCTTGGGCGATGGCGCGCGCGCTTGGCGTGCACATCCTCGACTGCGCGTTGCTTGGGGTGTGGTTGTGGTACATCCCTCTGTACGCGGGCAAGCCGTCCTACACcgggctgcagcgcagcacgcgtTTCACGGAGTTCGCGCGCAAGTACCTCTTCGCCGACGCGGTGAAGTACTTCAACTTCCGCGTGATGATGGACGACCCCGCCGTGCAGATGTGGGACGGCACGTCGCAGTACTTGTTCTCCTTCCACCCCCATGGCGTGTTTCCCGGCACTGCGCTGTTCGCGTCTCTGACTGCGGAGTGGGCTGAGAAGGTCGGTGTCAACACGAAGTGCTATGTGTCGACGCACATTGCGAGTGTCGTCTTCAatgtgccactgctgcgggaCTTCAACCTGCGTCTTGGGGCCCTGTCAGTGTGTCGGCGCACTGTCGAAGCGAGCCTCAAGCGCGGCAACAGCGTCCTTATCGTGACGGGCGGCCAGGCGGAGATGCTGCACACGCAGGTAAGTGCAAAGAGGCTGACCCTGATCACGCAGCACACTGGCTTTGTGCGACTGGCCATCGCATCACGGGTCccgctggtgccgctgctatGCTTTGGGGAAAACAATGTGCTGGGGTTGCTGCAGTTTCCGCGCATCCAGCGCATCTCGCTTAAGTTATTTGGCTTCCCCTTCCCGATCATCCTATTCGGCCGATTCggtctgcctctgccgttCCGCACACCGCTGACGCTCGTGGTGGGGTCACCACTTACTATTCCAGAGGACGCGGACGAAAACAATTCGGATGACGTGCGGCGCGTGTCGGAGGCCTACTTTCAGTCACTCAAGGAGCTGTtctaccgccaccgcgcggGTGCTGGGTACCCTGACATGGAGCTTGTGCTGCTGAACGAGaaggaggaagcgaagaggcgcagtGAGGCCCGTGAGATCGCGGCTGCGGAGACGTTCAAGGCGAAAAAGGCCACGTAG
- a CDS encoding hypothetical protein (TriTrypDB/GeneDB-style sysID: LpmP.27.1540), producing the protein MSALPKQASTPTSSISSDEKWDHSLETLIRKSTIGFATGILPGLLLARSPAARSAIVALCTGIGSGIAYGEARYLFDHDIMFDKRHLIQVQVVGSSSCQENGTQKSIE; encoded by the coding sequence ATGTCTGCCCTACCGAAGCAGGcttccacccccacctcctctatCTCGTCGGATGAGAAGTGGGATCACTCGCTTGAGACGCTGATCCGCAAGTCCACAATTGGGTTTGCCACTGGCATTCTGCCAGGTCTTTTGCTGGCCCGCTCGCCGGCAGCACGTAGTGCGATTGTGGCCCTGTGCACCGGCATTGGCAGCGGGATCGCCTATGGTGAGGCGCGCTACCTCTTTGACCACGATATCATGTTCGACAAGCGTCACCTAATTCAGGTGCAGGTAGTcggtagcagcagctgccaagAGAATGGCACCCAGAAGTCTATCGAgtaa
- a CDS encoding hypothetical protein (TriTrypDB/GeneDB-style sysID: LpmP.27.1530), producing MPPVGSGYTFADFLQRLERSPVSHMSPLYHEHRPLFVNRPDMLSRAVLSISWERGLAILQAAYYTQPVAADTYRALLARMLRHNRHVSRTGAGQLVSWQAAMKVMNEAVLAHGTSLPTRVSVSTLRLLAPHRQWCTAIDVLKLNQANGQLTKPMLLDAAHACATSAAWPHAVKLLMHLHKQDSPLLFGAIQSMRPPGTTALTAATSAHALLPAVHDGRVPTPAQQHILSVLNDVVRSVPQEVAVRSPLCTSYLTHLLASTTLTPDLKVQRATAAMAQLPWTAALALLSDLSEPTLLTDAEWTRVHNTVLLPFSSAAGMKDSGNSTGAVRPRRRSLSAKKRLRMKRGASSAITLPSTAKPENGEKIVEGATPFSSTSITSSPSQMLPSVPATEAVHSHEDKVALATATLFSRMQLLHASPPTVAAMMAVMVDKLPTPAMATAFLQSCAAHLAQPVPTSSSAVEGLDTPLQGSSTTTGSVAATRHPVVLNALLRNCARHENGWATAAPALLERSAALAATPPELLSSLIRQLRQAKQVALAVRLLHEHIIPSDSLLTPASWEDMLECALAHNRAIHLRRRNRESASSRDGSATTKTTPRLSGVHWVSALSWVKSRQAAPSEDRIHKTGTGPSQGATPRRPVEVVALERPLSHKMLSLLINICVLGGSPQGALHALGYARRVNKTELPHTLQIRALLYCMQYDRPCEAEAVVEQCARCEGDAAALPLRHLLRLIGESKANADEGGDE from the coding sequence aTGCCGCCTGTGGGGTCCGGCTACACCTTTGCGGACTTCCTCCAGCGGTTGGAGCGCAGCCCCGTATCGCACATGTCCCCTCTTTATCACGAACACCGCCCCCTCTTCGTAAATCGCCCTGACATGCTCTCGAGGGCGGTCCTGTCCATATcatgggagagagggctTGCCATCCTACAAGCAGCGTACTACACCCAGCCGGTGGCCGCTGACACGTACAGGGCGTTGCTGGCCCGAATGCTGCGACACAACCGACACGTGTCGAGGACCGGCGCAGGCCAGCTTGTCAGCTGGCAGGCCGCAATGAAGGTCATGaacgaggcggtgctggcgcacgGCACCTCGCTGCCGACTCGCGTGTCCGTGTCGACTCTGCGCCTGCTCGCCCCACACCGACAGTGGTGCACGGCAATCGACGTGCTTAAGCTGAACCAGGCGAATGGTCAGCTCACAAAGCCTATGCTGCTAGATgcggcgcacgcgtgtgccacATCAGCGGCATGGCCCCATGCGGTCAAGCTGCTTATGCACCTTCATAAACAAGACTCACCGCTACTGTTTGGCGCAATACAGAGTATGCGACCGCCGGGCACGACTGCCCTCACAGCCGCTACCAGCGCTCACGCATTACTTCCGGCCGTGCACGACGGAAGAGTACCGACACCAGCGCAGCAACATATTTTGAGCGTCTTGAACGACGTGGTCAGGAGTGTCCCGCAAGAGGTCGCAGTGCGGAGCCCACTCTGCACGTCGTACCTCACTCACCTGCTAGCGAGCACCACGTTGACGCCCGATCTGAAGGTGCAGcgggcaacagcagccatgGCGCAGTTGCCTtggacagcggcgctggcgctgctgagtgaCCTGAGCGAGCCAACCTTGCTGACAGATGCAGAGTGGACGCGTGTGCACAATACCGTTCTGCTTCCCTTCAGCTCTGCTGCCGGTATGAAAGACTCAGGCAACAGCACAGGTGCGGTACGGCCGCGGAGGCGGTCGTTGTCCGCGAAGAAAAGGCTGAGGATGAAAAGAGGCGCCTCTTCTGCCATCACGCTGCCCAGCACGGCGAAGCCTGAGAATGGCGAGAAGATCGTGGAGGGAGCGACACCATTCTCTTCCACTTCAatcacctcttctccctcgcaAATGCTACCATCGGTGCCGGCTACCGAAGCTGTGCACTCCCACGAGGACAAAGTGGCCCTCGCTACAGCaactctcttctctcgcatgCAGCTCCTACACGCGTCTCCCCCGACGGTAGCAGCCATGATGGCCGTTATGGTGGACAAGCTTCCCACGCCAGCGATGGCAACGGCGTTTCTCCAGAGCTGTGCTGCCCATCTAGCGCAGCCCGTGCCGACGTCTTCCTCGGCAGTGGAGGGCCTCGACACCCCTCTACAGGGCAGTAGCACCACCACGGGCTCGGTAGCGGCTACACGTCACCCCGTTGTCCtcaacgcgctgctgcgcaactgCGCGCGACATGAAAACGGCTgggccaccgcagcgccggcactgCTTGAGCgcagtgcggcgctggcggcgacacCACCCGAGCTGCTCAGTTCACTTATTCGGCAGCTTCGGCAGGCGAAACAAGTAGCCTTGGCGGTACGCCTGCTCCACGAGCACATCATCCCTTCCGACAGTCTTTTGACGCCAGCGTCGTGGGAAGACATGCTGGAATGCGCACTGGCACACAACCGCGCCATTCACCTGCGGCGCCGTAACAGGGAGAGTGCGAGCTCTCGCGACGGTAGTGCAACCACAAAAACAACCCCCAGGCTATCGGGCGTTCACTGGGTGTCTGCGCTGAGCTGGGTGAAAAGTCGGCAGGCGGCTCCCAGCGAAGATCGGATTCACAAGACGGGCACCGGGCCATCGCAGGGTgccacgccacgccgtccagTAGAGGTGGTTGCTCTGGAGAGGCCACTGTCACACAAGATGCTGAGCCTTCTCATTAACATTTGCGTGCTGGGAGGCAGCCCCCAGGGCGCACTGCACGCGCTTGGCTACGCGCGGCGTGTGAACAAGACGGAGCTGCCCCACACATTGCAGATACGAGCACTCCTGTACTGCATGCAGTATGATCGCCCTTGTGAAGCGGAGGCAGTCGTGGAGCAATGCGCAAGATGCGAAggtgacgccgccgcgctgccgctgcgccacctcctgcggCTGATAGGAGAGAGCAAGGCGAATGCCGACGAAGGAGGTGACGAGTGA
- a CDS encoding DNA-directed RNA polymerase II-like protein (TriTrypDB/GeneDB-style sysID: LpmP.27.1550) — MAVPHGMLISRNDITPDSLVDLPGDRKIVEQISNTMANSSLFKMEKEDHTLANLLRMKLHESPFVQIAGYRVPHPTKHNVELRVQTGSNGTDTSIPAPKKALQDAIDGCLKDLEMFEEQLRREAQLKGLEASPS; from the coding sequence ATGGCGGTTCCTCATGGCATGCTGATTTCCCGCAACGACATCACCCCAGACAGTCTGGTGGACTTGCCGGGGGATCGTAAGATTGTGGAGCAGATCTCCAACACAATGGCCAattcctccctcttcaagatggagaaggaggaccACACGCTAGCGAACCTCCTGCGCATGAAGCTGCACGAGTCTCCATTCGTGCAGATTGCCGGCTACCGCGTACCGCATCCCACAAAGCACAacgtggagctgcgcgtgcagACGGGGTCAAACGGGACGGACACATCAATTCCTGCCCCGAAAAAGGCGCTGCAAGACGCGATCGACGGCTGCTTAAAAGATTTAGAAATGTttgaggagcagctgcggcgcgagGCACAACTCAAGGGCCTCGAGGCGTCCCCTTCATGA
- a CDS encoding hypothetical protein (TriTrypDB/GeneDB-style sysID: LpmP.27.1570), which produces MLRRVPLCLARRKHGQTAWSPNNTSSGAAPTNGITAQEALQIAYRPMPLASTVEYEEDFGPNMMIHREFVSSKHRTRMTSDISALAYSDVELTRARQQLAGVMNRERRGALVGSGGEAGDRVLFNSDVDETTREVKSARFLFNEQRMQFCDRFQTFFRERIERRAAGAGEDSHYFFSLMEACAVLHGCDTVGAREVYYHRFLGLDLDTLETEAAAVRACAADAAEVRTRLMREEAGAGGGALVRTAAGATGGPRSAMDAVQDIIDALPPLFPPPRAAEVVEASEGGSDAPPAHAQTSSAEEPPFATVTPPPSVPESSGTSATAEHFFEDAAPLYKAYLAHARGESPVGSYDLTTLGLHVTHAERRRWRSLMDKIAAENYHELTAAELEDAHVLNGQLHTVKFFDLKVGDTVREIMQLLERETGSSASGDRDVPVEMSPTHPERRV; this is translated from the coding sequence ATGCTTCGTCGTGTGCCCCTGTGTCTTGCACGCCGCAAGCACGGGCAGACGGCGTGGTCGCCGAACAacacgagcagcggcgctgcgccgacgaACGGGATCACCGCgcaagaggcgctgcagatcGCGTACCGGCCGATGCCACTGGCGAGCACGGTGGAGTACGAGGAAGACTTCGGACCGAACATGATGATCCATCGCGAGTTTGTGTCGTCGAAGCACCGCACGCGTATGACTTCGGACATTTCTGCGCTGGCGTACAGCGATGTTGAGCTTACGCGggcgcgccagcagctcgcgGGCGTGATGAACCGCgagcggcgcggcgcgctTGTTGGGAGTGGCGGCGAGGCTGGCGACCGCGTGTTGTTCAACTCGGATGTTGATGAGACGACGCGGGAGGTGAAGAGCGCACGCTTCCTGTTCAACGAGCAGCGCATGCAGTTCTGCGACCGCTTCCAGACGTTCTTCCGCGAACGCATTGAGCGACgggctgctggcgccggcgaGGACAGTCATTACTTCTTCTCACTGATGGAGGCGTGCGCTGTCCTGCACGGGTGCGACACGGTTGGAGCTCGTGAGGTGTACTACCACCGCTTCCTGGGGCTGGACCTGGATACACTGGAGACTGAGGCGGCagccgtgcgtgcgtgcgcagcggaCGCGGCGGAGGTGAGAACGCGGTTGAtgcgggaggaggcaggCGCGGGAGGTGGCGCTCTTGTGCGTACTGCAGCCGGTGCTACCGGCGGCCCAAGGAGCGCGATGGACGCGGTGCAGGACATCATCGACGCGCTTCCGCCACTGTTTCCTCCACCCAGGGCTGCTGAAGTTGTGGAGGCCAGCGAGGGTGGTTCCGatgcgccgccggcgcatGCCCAGACTTCGAGTGCTGAAGAACCACCATTTGCGACAGTcacgccgcctccatccGTGCCGGAGTCGTCGGGGACTTCGGCAACAGCCGAGCACTTTTTCGAggacgctgcgccgctgtacAAGGCGTACCTTGCGCATGCGCGTGGCGAGAGTCCCGTGGGCTCGTACGACTTGACAACCCTCGGTTTGCACGTGACACACGCggagcggcgccggtggcgctCGCTGATGGACAAGATCGCTGCGGAGAACTACCACGAGCTGACTGCTGCCGAACTGGAGGACGCGCACGTGCTGAACGGCCAGTTGCACACGGTGAAGTTCTTCGATCTGAAGGTGGGAGATACGGTGCGCGAAATCATGCAACTGCTGGAGCGGGAGACAGGGTCGAGCGCGTCTGGCGACCGTGACGTACCTGTGGAGATGTCACCGACGCACCCTGAGCGGCGCGTGTGA
- the AAT24 gene encoding amino acid transporter, putative (TriTrypDB/GeneDB-style sysID: LpmP.27.1580): protein MAKRTHSPGPQMSPVSEGRESLTDDAMELNRMGEIQMKDVVCSPNTPDVDALVYTATHQPRNCFTAMLRKAVPHGGMLSNSYNLAAVTLGSGVIALPSAFRAMGMITSILTLLIITLSTVYSVYIMIQAADKTGRRLYSYEALARGLLGRGWDYLAAFHMWMFCFGSCVSYVISTGNLLSRATDDPSVNSFVRSPWGNRLLVAMIWACVMLPLSIPKTINSLRYFSIIGVTCMMNFVIVIVAHSAMNGFENGRPIHQPKMFKTGNSAVVGFSSILFAFLAQTNVFEVARETPKPTPWRISRDIAISQVVCCALYVLAGVFGYLEFGEQITDSILLYYNVRRDVLVMIAYVGIAVKMCVGFALCMQPSRDAVYYCLGWHFPTFKDIRTVPFWLNAVICTGFSLLALVLGLFIPSVNIVFGLVGSFSGGFLGFIFPALYIMYAGNWGLRQVGWVHYLSTYLLLIAGVVAVVFGTVASIYEVS, encoded by the coding sequence ATGGCGAAGAGAACCCACTCTCCGGGCCCGCAGATGTCCCCCGTGAGCGAGGGTAGGGAGTCCCTCACCGACGACGCGATGGAGCTGAACAGGATGGGCGAGATACAGATGAAGGATGTGGTGTGTTCTCCAAACACGCCGGACGTGGATGCGCTGGTGTACACAGCGACGCATCAGCCGCGCAACTGCTTCACTGCTATGTTGAGGAAGGCTGTGCCGCACGGCGGGATGCTATCAAATTCGTACAACCTTGCTGCTGTAACGCTGGGGTCCGGTGTGATTGCACTGCCGTCTGCGTTCCGGGCGATGGGTATGATTACTTCGATCCTCACGCTGCTCATAATCACGTTGAGCACTGTGTACTCAGTGTACATCATGATCCAGGCTGCGGACAAGACAGGGCGGCGATTGTACTCGTACGAGGCACTTGCGCGCGGGCTACTTGGGCGTGGGTGGGACTACCTCGCTGCGTTTCACATGTGGATGTTCTGCTTCGGGTCGTGTGTGTCATACGTGATCTCAACGGGCAACCTGCTGTCGCGCGCGACGGACGACCCATCGGTGAACAGCTTCGTGCGGTCTCCGTGGGGAAACCGCTTGCTTGTGGCGATGATCTGGGCGTGCGTGATGCTGCCACTGTCGATCCCGAAGACGATCAACTCACTGCGTTATTTCTCGATCATTGGTGTGACGTGTATGATGAACTTTGTgatcgtcatcgtcgcccaCTCTGCGATGAACGGGTTTGAGAACGGGCGGCCGATTCACCAGCCGAAGATGTTCAAGACTGGCAACAGCGCGGTTGTGGGGTTCTCAAGCATCTTGTTTGCGTTCCTTGCACAGACGAACGTGTTCGAGGTAGCGCGCGAGACACCGAAACCGACACCCTGGCGGATCTCGAGGGACATTGCGATCAGCCAGGTCGTCTGCTGCGCGCTGTACGTGCTCGCGGGCGTGTTCGGGTACCTGGAGTTTGGCGAGCAAATAACGGACTCGATTCTGCTGTACTACAACGTGCGCAGAGACGTGCTTGTTATGATTGCCTACGTTGGGATCGCCGTGAAGATGTGCGTTGGATTTGCGCTCTGCATGCAGCCGTCGCGCGACGCGGTGTACTACTGCCTCGGCTGGCACTTCCCGACGTTCAAGGACATCCGGACAGTGCCGTTCTGGCTGAACGCTGTAATCTGCACTGGGTTCTCTCTGCTTGCACTTGTGCTGGGGCTCTTCATTCCAAGTGTAAACATCGTGTTTGGGCTTGTTGGCAGCTTCTCCGGCGGGTTCCTGGGGTTCATCTTCCCGGCGCTGTACATCATGTACGCTGGCAACTGGGGCCTGCGACAGGTGGGCTGGGTCCACTATCTCTCGACGTACCTGTTGCTGATCGCCGGCGTGGTTGCTGTTGTGTTCGGCACGGTTGCCTCGATCTACGAGGTCAGTTGA